In Oreochromis niloticus isolate F11D_XX linkage group LG5, O_niloticus_UMD_NMBU, whole genome shotgun sequence, a single window of DNA contains:
- the gnb1b gene encoding guanine nucleotide binding protein (G protein), beta polypeptide 1b has protein sequence MSELDQLRQEAEQLKNQIRDARKACADATLSQITANIDPVGRIQMRTRRTLRGHLAKIYAMHWGTDSRLLVSASQDGKLIIWDSYTTNKVHAIPLRSSWVMTCAYAPSGNYVACGGLDNICSIYNLKTREGNVRVSRELAGHTGYLSCCRFLDDNQIVTSSGDTTCALWDIETGQQTTTFAGHTGDVMSLSLAPDSRLFVSGACDASAKLWDVREGMCRQTFTGHESDINAICFFPNGNAFATGSDDATCRLFDLRADQELMIYSHDNIICGITSVAFSKSGRLLLAGYDDFNCNVWDTLKADRAGVLAGHDNRVSCLGVTDDGMAVATGSWDSFLKIWN, from the exons ATGAGTGAACTGGACCAGTTACGCCAAGAGGCAGAGCAGCTCAAGAATCAGATCAGA gaTGCCAGGAAAGCATGTGCAGATGCCACACTATCACAG ATCACAGCTAACATTGACCCCGTTGGCCGAATCCAGATGCGTACAAGACGAACGCTGCGGGGCCATTTGGCTAAAATATATGCCATGCATTGGGGAACAGATTCTAG gCTCTTGGTCAGTGCCTCTCAAGATGGCAAACTTATTATTTGGGATAGCTATACCACAAATAAG GTTCATGCCATTCCACTTCGATCTTCCTGGGTCATGACTTGCGCATATGCGCCTTCAGGAAACTATGTGGCCTGTGGTGGCTTAGATAACATCTGTTCCATCTACAACCTGAAAACCCGTGAGGGGAATGTACGTGTGAGCCGTGAGCTCGCTGGACATACAG GATACCTGTCCTGTTGTCGCTTTCTTGATGACAACCAGATTGTTACAAGCTCTGGAGATACCACTTG TGCACTTTGGGACATTGAGACTGGCCAGCAGACAACCACATTTGCCGGACACACTGGTGATGTCATGAGCCTGTCACTGGCCCCTGACTCAAGGTTATTTGTCTCTGGTGCTTGTGATGCCTCTGCTAAACTCTGGGATGTTCGAGAGGGCATGTGCAGACAGACATTTACTGGCCATGAGTCTGACATTAATGCCATCTGT TTTTTCCCTAATGGAAATGCCTTTGCCACGGGCTCTGATGACGCCACCTGCAGGCTGTTTGATCTGCGTGCTGATCAGGAATTAATGATCTATTCTCATGACAATATCATATGTGGCATCACCTCTGTGGCATTCTCAAAGAGTGGCCGCCTTCTTCTGGCAGGATATGATGACTTTAACTGCAATGTGTGGGACACACTAAAAGCTGATCGTGCTG GTGTGTTGGCTGGACATGACAACCGCGTTAGCTGCCTGGGAGTTACTGATGATGGCATGGCAGTTGCAACAGGATCCTGGGACAGTTTTCTGAAGATCTGGAATTGA